The window GCGTAATGTCAAAGCGTCCTACTAGGATTGAAAGGATAATATGAAGAAGGTAGTAGAAAATTTTCTGTGTATTTCATTCaattgttgtacatctatttatACAGATAAAAGGGATAAAATTTGTTATGCTACTGTACAGgtgtattatttctattttccTATGCCTAACTAATTGTACTACTATGCAAAAACTATAAGGATATAATTCCTTCTGTGCAGTCACGTGCTCATATGCACAAAATAGAATCCTAAGTCTATAGTTGTGTTGAATCAACGGTCTTGATTAAAAGACTCCATATTAGATGTGTGCTTGTGATTAAATAACTTTCTCTGAATTGGACGGCTGAGATTAATTGAATTGTGATGGAATAAAATACTTTGGTTGTTCCGACCAAAGTCATTCTCATTTGAActaaaccctaaatcatttctctCATCTGAAattcttaactcattttcttcttcatctAAAATTGCCATGGTGGATGCTGAATTAGATGTTGAATAATTAGCTCCTCCAACACCCCCCCTTCCCCCCCTCCCAAGTTGGAGGGGGTATTAACCACTCCCAACTTGAAGATAATAGAGATGTGAGTAGATCCGGCCAAGGGCTTTAAAGATATCTACCAACTGAGATTTGGAAGGGATGTATGAGAGAGAGATGATTCCGCCCAATAATTGTTGCGAGACAAAATGACAATCCAGTTCTACGTGCTTGGTACGCTCATGAAAGACTGGATTTTTTGCTATGTGAATAGCCGCTTGGCTATTGGAAAAGAGATTGACGGGCAAGGAAGGGGAAATGTCACTTAATAAACGTACCAACCAGGTAATTTCTGCCATTTACTCTTCTCATTGAGCGATATTCTGTTTCAGCAGATGAAAAGGAGACTAAAGATTGTTCCTTTGATTTCCAGGAAATAGGAGATACGCCCAAGCTGATAAAAAATCCGCTGATAGATTTCCGAGATTGAGGACAAGATCCCCAATCGAAGTCGCAAAAAGCCAGCAACTGATAGTCAGATCTTGAATTCAAAAACAATCCCAGACCAGGATCCTTTAAGAGGTATTTGAGGCAATAATAAGCAACATCGAGGTGAGGCTAGCGAGGTTATTGCATGAACTGGTTAAGGTGATGCACAGCAAAGAAGAGATCCGGTCGAGTATGGGTGAAGAAATTTATTTTTCCCAATAATTGACAATAAAAGTTAGGATCTTGAAGCACAATTCCTTCTTTTGAACGAAGTTTTTGAGTGGGATCCAAAGGGGAAGAGGTTGATCTCATTTGCATGCAGTCAAATTCAGACAAAAGATCGAAGGTATCGTTTTTGAGTTAAAATCATTCCTTGCTTTTCTTTGATgatttcaaaacccaaaaaataatGCGTTTCTCCTAGATCTTTGATTTTGAATtcaaaatcaagaaaaccctTAAGTTCTGTCTGCTCATTTGAGTCATTGCATGTGATTAGAATGTCATCAACGTAGACAGCAACTATAATAGTCTTTCCTGTTGATTtcttaataaataaagaatagtCATTTAGAGAATGTGAATACCCTTTAAAATTGAGGGATGCGGTGAGCCTTGCATACCATTGTCTTGAGGCTTGTCGCAACCCATGTAGCAACTTTTTCAAAAGGCAAACATGATTGGGTGAAGGTGGTGATGTTCCTGTTGGGACTTTCATGTATACTTCTTCCTGCATATCTCCATGCAGGAATACATTGTTCATATCCAATTATGAAACTTTCCATCCTTTCTTTACTGCAACAGCAAGTAGGCATTTGATTATTGTCATTTTGACAACTGGACTAAAGGTCTTAGTGAAATCTATACCCTCTCTTTGTGTGTCTCCCCTAATAACCAAAAGAGCCTTGAACCTTTCTAGTAAACCATCTGATTTATACTTTACTTTATACACCCACTTGCAGGGAAGAGCTTTCTTCCCAGTATGTAAAGGGACTATTTCCCAAGTCTTGTTCAAATTAAGAGCTTCTAGTTCCTTGGCCATTGCTTCTTGCCATCCTGGATGCAATCCTGAGAATAAGAGATAGGTTCTGTGAGGTAAGAAGTGGAGTTAATGAGAGATTGGTTGGCAATTGATAGATCTGTAAAGGGAAAATATTAGGTTGAATGGGCTGAATGAAACAATAGTTGGTTAAATCAGCTAGAAACACTAAAGTACAAACATAGTCTTGTAACTATGGTGGTCTGGTGTGTGTTCTGGTAGATTTCCTGACTTATGGTAGAGTCATGGGTAAAGGAGAATGGGTAGTAGATCTTGAGTAGGGACTAGGTGATGACTGAGGTGTGTTTTGGTTGTTGGATATGGATGGTGATTGGGAATTTTCCATAGATGTCTCAGGAATCTGCTGAGTATGATCTAAAAGAGGATCATATTCTATGGTTAATGGAAAAAGGAAGATGGAACCTGGAGTTAAGTTGGTAAAGGCAAAAGGGTACTGATTTTCGAAAAACTGAACATCCCTGGACACTATCACTCTTTTTATATTCAAATCCACaactttgtaccctttttccccAAAGGGTATCCTTAAAATACATAAGGCTTAGCCCTGAGATCAAATTTTCCTCTCCCAACAGACAAAGTAGACACATAGCAAAAACAAccaaaatatttaaatgaatCATAGGATGGTTGTTGTTTGAATAACACAAAATAAGGTGAGTTTCCTTTGAGTGCCTTAGAACGTAGCCTATTGATCAGATAAGTGACAGTCAATACACACTCTCCCCAATAGTATAGAGGAAGCTTAGATTGAAATAGCAAGGCTCTTGCAATTTTCAAAAGATGTTTATGCTTACTCTCAaccaccccattttgttgagTTGTCCCCACACACGATGTTTGGTGCAGTATTCCTTGTGAAGCAAGGAAAGATGCTTCTTGAGAACCTTTGCCAAGTTCAAATGCATTATTTGTTCTCAACTTTTGCACCTTCATTCCAAATTGTCTCTCCACCATTGTAAAGAAATTTTTTAGAAGTCCAAAAGCATTGTTTTTGGTACTCATAAGAAAAGTCTAAGCTCCTCTACTGAAATCATCCACATTAGTTAAGAAATACTTGAAACCATTATAAGTAGTTACTTTGTAGGATCCCCAAACATCAACATGGATTAACTCAAAAGGCCTTTTCGTTTTAATTTGACTCAGAGTAAAGGGAATCCTGGTTTGCCTAGCCTTAGGACAGATATCATAGAAACATTCAGATTTAAAGGGCAAAGAGATAAAACTGAGATGTTtcattgaagaaaaagaaaatgcccCAATCTAACATGTCAAAGGCTTACATCTGAAAGTATATTTGCtaagaaaggaaaagaaactgATAAATCACTAAAGACATTTTGATTTGAAGAAAAAGTTGGCTCTATTTCTGTTCTACTCTTAATTTGACTTGGCTCCAAGAGATAAAGACCTTCCCTAGCTTCACCAAAAACTTGTGTCCTCTTCACTAAAGGGGCTTGCAGGAAACAGTAGGTAGAAGTGAGAAAGAGAATTGACAGAAATTGCACACAGAATCTGTTAGCAGATAACAAGTTGTATCTAAAGCTAGGGGCATGTAACACATTTTTCAGGATGTAATCAGGTAGGATAGCAATCCTTCATATATGAGTGGCTATGACTTTGAATGAATTAGGTAGGTTTATATTCAAGGAAACTGGTAAAGCTGTTAGAGAAATAAAGGCATTTGAGTCAAAATAAATGTGTTCAAAAGCACCAGAATCAATATTCCATGTACTAGagttaaaaactgaaaaacaagTTCCTGAATATCTTGCAATAGTACCAGCAACAGCGTTGGCATTGATTTCTGCTCCTGAACTTGCTGTGTCTCCaattttgacttgtttgattagTTATATAAGCTGAGAAAATTGATCTTGTGATAGATGCTTATTGATTATGTCATTCTGATTGATATTGTTTTGTTCTGTTTGATCCACTTGAAATGCTCCATTTCCCCTGATTTGCATCTGATTCCCCTTTGTGACTTCAAAGTCTTCTGGGAAACTAATTATTCTGTAGCAGTCATTCACAGTGTGTCCAATCTTCTTACAATGGGTGCAAGAAACATTAGGATTAAACTTGCTCTTCTTTTCTTTGAAAACTGAATTCCTTTAAACAGAGCTATTGGTTCTCTTTTGTATGTTGTTTCTAAGTTTTGGATATTGTGTGCTTCCCTTTTGAGCCTGTTTTCCTCCTCTTTATGCAAAATTACTTTGATTTGTGACCATAAAGGCTGAAGAATCAGGACAAATTAGAGTTTGGCAAAGATCTCTCTCTGGCTTTCATCTTGTAGCACAAGGGAGTAAGCATGGTTTATGTTTCGTAGAGGATTCATCATGAGGATGTTTACTCTTGCTTGTCCATAACTGTCATTCAAACTcataaggaattgaatgagtcTCTCATCTTCTAGTGACTTTTCTAGCCTTTGTTTCCCTTCACATACACATAAACAACTGCATTTCACATCACAATTTAGTGAATCCAACTCATCCCATAATCGCTTGAGTTTTGTGAAATAGCTTGCTATGTCATTTTTCCCTTGGATTAGTCCTAATAGTTCCTTTCTTAGGTGATAGAGCTTAGCTCCTTTCGACTAACCAAATCTATGTTCCAATCTGGTCCATAGATCTTTAGTAGATTTTAAGTAGATGACATTATCTCCTATATCTTTGGATAGTGTGTTGAGTAGCCAAGATGTGACCATGTCATTGCATCTACTCTAGGGCTAAAAGTCCCTTGAATCAGCAGCTGGAGCAGGGGCAAGAACCATTAATGAAGCctattttatttttggttgaCAGGGCTATGAGCACTGACCTTCTCCATCCTTGAAATCCTCTGCCATTAAAGGTAGAATTGACAAGCGACACTCCTGGGGCATCTGAGGAATGAAGGAAGTAAGCATGATTTGAATCGATGGTGGATACTGGAGCAGTGGTGATTTGGGCGATGGTTGCTTCAGTGTAATCAGCCATGATTCAAGAGTTGAGCAAAGAAGGAGATAATGAATCGAGCttctaatgctctgataccatgaaaggATAATATGAAGAAGGTAGTAGAAAATTTTATGTGTATTTCATTCaattgttgtacatctatttatACAGATAAAAGGGATAAAATTTGTTATGCTACTGTACAggtgtattatttctatttgcttATGCCTAACTAATTGTACTACTATGCAAAAACTATGAGGATATAATTCTTTCTGTACAGTCACATGCTCATATCCACAAAATAGAATCCTAAGTCTACAGTTGTATTGAATCAACGGTCTTGATTAAAAGACTCCATATCAGATGTGTGCTTGTGATTAAATAACTTGCTCTGAATTGGACGGCTGAGATTAATTGAATTGTGATGGAATAAAAGACTTTGGTTGTTCCGACCAAAGTCATCCTCATTTGAActaaaccctaaatcatttctctCATCTGAATttcttaactcattttcttcttcatctAAAATTGCCATGGTGGATGCTGAATTAGATGTTGAATAATTAGCTCCTCCAACAAGGATTTCGATAATAGTTGTGTTTTAATGAGAATCTCCCTTGTTATGAACATAAAGTGTTTGATCTCAGCAACTGTCACTAACTAAATTTACCATCCAGTAGAGATCTTCTTTTAGTAACATAAGCTATTAGGATTGGTCACTATTCATGCCTACAGACATACCGTAATTTTAATTATTATATCATGCTCTTTAACTAGTACCTCATGTAGGATTCGCCACATTACAACCACCAGAATCATGGTTTACTGGTACTGGTTTAACTTTTATACACTAGAGTgtaaaatttagtactaacatgTTATAATCAGTTAAGCTATACAAATATTGTAAAAAAATCTAAACACTATTCGATTCAAATAAGATAAAATCctaccactaaataataaactaCATTAGCCGCCAAGCACCTTCTACACCGGTATAGACAAGCAGATAAGCAAATTCAATTCCAAATAAGGAACAAATGAACATTAATACAGCGAGGCAAACAAAAACACTTTGCTAAGATCACTTGTCACAAGAGCGTGGAATAATGATCATGCAACTTACCATTTGACATATGCTACCATAGAGGTGATGCAGTTCTTGATTGCGGTTGCTGAAGAATCAGAGTCGTGGCCTTTCCCACGAGCTTCAGCCTAATACGGGGCGGACTTGATTCTAATCGAACTTTGTCTTCTTTGATGCCTTTACTAGCTCTGCTTCAATATCATGGAGATTCGCAAAATGGCCTTTCTCACCTACTGTCACTCTATTGTTAGGAAGCAAAAAATGAGACCTATTTACGTAATTGCAGGATCAGTTAGTTGCAAGGTAGTCAAATGCATTGTTAAAATAGGATTCATTATTATATTTGATCTTGGTATGGCAAAGGACATGAGGAGAGCAGTTGCCTTCAAAACATCATAATTTATTCCTCCAAACTATTACAGAAGAATCAAAAGTTGAATATACATACATAGTCACTGTACAATTTATGTTAGTAGTTCTGGATCCTATGTCGGAAACAAATTCACTACAAATAAACCAATGAATGAGCTATTCATCACAACTCGTTGTAAATCTGTTGAAGCAGATATTTCAAAATGATACTTTGCATCTATCTCTATCACAATCTTTAATCCAATGATCTGTCCTTGACAGAATCACTATCTGCTAGGGGTGCCTCGCGCTCAATTATGTACGGCTGATAGCCTGCAGCAGTGGACAGATTACCAGAAAAACTACTGCTAACAGACCTTTCAATGTCATCAAGATCCGCAATGAGAGAAATCGGTCTCTCAGGTATGGTTGGAACAGGTATGTCCGCGTCCAACATGTTCACAACCTGGTCCATTGTTGGCCTTGCGTACAATTGTGGGTGGGAACAAAGAACAGCTACTAATACATACTTCTCCACAACTTCTGGAGGGCCTAAATCTGGAATATTGTCTTCAAGAACATCTAATGCTCTACCTTCCCTAACCAATGACCATGCCCAATCAGTCACAAGCGTCGGCTGCCCATCGTTGAACTCTATTATTGCTTTCTTGCCACTCAAAAGCTCAAGAAGCACAACTCCAAAGCTATAAACATCACTCCTCTCTGTCAACTGGCCATACAAAGCATACTCGGGTGCTACATATCCCATCGTCCCTGCTACACGAGTGCTCAAATGTGTCATTCCTTCAGGAGTGAACTTTGCTAATCCAAAATCTGCCACCTTAGGCTCAAAACTCTCATCCAAAAGTATATTACTCGCCTTAATATCCCTATGAATAATACCCGGTTGTGCTCCATAATGCAAGTAAGCCAAACCTCTAGCAGTGCCAAGTGCAACTTTCTGCCTAATACCCCAACTCAATTTCTCATATCGCGTCCCGAATAAATGATCATGAAGACTCCCATTCTTCATCAGATCACAAACAATAATCCTCTGGTGACCCTCATAAGGAGTTGTAGCCGTGCAATATCCTCTCAAAGCTACCAAATTAACATGCCTAACACTAGCAATAACCTCAACTTCATGTGTGAAACTTGCATCCCCAGCAACTGAACAATTCTTGAACCTCTTCAAAGCTACTTCAATTCCACCAGGCAAAACACCCTTATACACATTCCCATACCCTCCTGTCCCAACTATATTCGCCCTAGCAAAATTCTTGGTCGCCAACTTAATTTCATCTATAGTAAACCTAATCAAAGTAGTACTACCACTAATTGAATCCAAACGAGAACTCAAATTACTCTCAATCCTCCTATTGTTCCACTTATGAGCCAATCTATGTTTCCTCCGCCGCCACAGAATCCAATAAACAAACCCAACAAACACTAATACCAATCCACAAACTAGAACCACAACAATAATAGTCACATTTTTCTTACCTTTTCCTGAACTAGCAGTAGCAGTAACATCAATAGCAAACAAGCACTTTATAGTACCTTCATCAGTGGGCCCAAACTGATTAGCAAAAGCTGCAGCATAAATAGAAGGGTAAGCCGTACAATCCGAAACATTCCCAACAGAAGGTCCATTGAGGTAAGAAGCAAGGCCAGAGAAGCTGGTGGTACACGTGGCACAAGGGGAGTTGTTCTCTAAAGACTGATTACACGAAGAAACCATGTTGGAAAGTGCAGAAGAAGAGACATTAGACTCGAACTCGAAACGGGTTGTTATATTCATACAACCCTGAGAAATCCAAGAAGTTTGAAACCCACAAGATTTGCGGATATCGAAGTTGGGTACATAGTCGTTGACCAAAGACTGGTAACTATTCCAGCAAGATTCGGCGGATGTGAGTGGCGGAAAGAAAGAGTTTTTACGGCGGAGATATTCAGATTGGACAAGACGTAAACCCTGACGAATGTATTGACACTGTGTGGTGGAGTTCAGATTTGGCCGTTTTGAACTTTGGTTTATCAAATTACGAAGTGCGTTAAAATCGAGAGGACATGGGGTTGAAGCAGGGGAGGAGTTTGTACTAGGTTGTTGAGATGATACATAACTAGGGAATGATAAGTGGAGaaagaggaagagatgaagaagggGAAACATGGTGAAGGTGACACAGTTgtttaagagaaaaaaaataattaggaTTTTGGTGAATAATAATAGTACATGGTTTTGGTGATGGAGGTGAGGGAGAGAACAAAGAATTGTTGAGTTGGAGTAGATTATAGAATCAATCATCCACCATATTCAATTGTTCATGgttattttttactaatattattctaatacAATGAATCTTTATTCATATCTGGCAGGCAGCCAAGATTTATTAGAATTTTTGAGTTCTTGCAATTGAGTAGGTTCTGGGAAATAGCCAGGATAGTTAAAATTTTAGAGATTTTAGATAAATGTGTTATCGATCTGTATTTGTAAACTAATTCTGAAAAAACAAAGcaaaataatatataaacagaaaatgtaaagaaacaaaaattaattcGAGTCACTGAATTCAcggtgtttccttaaggaatttaatcccctcctagtacccaaggttatggattatttcctctcaggatagaacgaattacacactggtttagtggtacttcaaaccccagtgtttcagcgaacacaaagttcgatagcaaatcacacttactgttgctttatttgatgttaaaagtatgcagagggaggaggagaaactcagaaaatcgtatggaaattctgagcagaatagacttgtatttatagccaaagttgggctgaaatctgaagaggtaCAGTTCTTCAAAATAgttgtttatgcaaaacggctacatcataaatgtcataacataaATGGTTATTTACTAAAcaataaagaggaaaaattgaagagggtagtttaattttcagttacacaactGAAAACGGATTggaggatttaatattaatattttaatattaatattctgctattaaaataaatatttaataatatttttgttaatattttactattaacaaataaatttggtccaaaaaattaatcaatcaatcatttgaccaaatccgaagccgaagccgaagccaagCGGCGACGACGGCgcaaggcttgccttcttctcaactctttaagagctagaagaaaagcaattgcttatatacccataaaaaacttcttcctcttccaatatgggacaatatccctttgccaagaggggaaacttaaaatttcactcaaaaatttcatttccccccatttcctattcaccctcttttaagtatttaatatactTAAATACATAAAACCCCAACAATCCCTCACATGAATAGGGAATGACTATATCACGGAAACATGCATGAAAAACTATGCgattcgcaagcaaggattaattgcatctagataagtaggtttccctttgaactttccttagtgaacttatgtcggatatactcgatcaatcggtagatttgatatctttgaaccgtcgaactttggtgtatacctagacaaccacaagtcacacaaccaatctttaaccgtctttggttctcattgttgtgttcattttagccatgaacaccgcctagtttcataagtgcatagagaactggccttGCAAGATTCTcattgaagcggctaacacttcacacttacataggtgattcctaaacgtgtcatcctgtagatacactatttgatataccccgtatcaaatttagaaatcattaaaaagccttaatgctttattcttggtactgaacattgtctcatcacgagaacggactaaaattttatttgacaatgttgaaccgtcattaatgactttgtttgatctccttgaacctagatcttgggatcttcagtcttctaggtagagttaccgccacaatgacttgttctcggccatagccccattccccttgatgacttctcaactgcctctctagttaggccttttgtaagtggatctgacacactatcacttgactttacataatcaattgcgataattcctctagagaatAATTGCCTAAtagttttatgtcttcgtcgtatatgacgagatttaccgttatacataagctcccagcccttccaattgccgcttgactatcgcaatgtatgcatattggcgccaacggtttgggccaatatggaatatcttccaagaaattctggagccattcagcttcttcaccagctttatctaaggctatgaattcagcctccatcgtagagcgggcaatacaagtttgtttggacgacttctaAGATACcactcctccaccagtagtgaatacatatccactcgtggacttgaAATCAGttgatccggtgatccaatttgcatcacagtatccctcaatgaccgcaggatatttactgtagtgcaaagcaaagtcctAGGTATGTACTAAATACCTCAAAACTCGTTTCATGgtcatccaatgagattgacctggattgcttgtatatcgactcaatttacttatagcacaagctatatctggtcgtatacaattcatgatgtacattaagcaacccaacacacgagcataatccaattgtgatatgctttgacctttgttctttgctaatgcaagattcacgtcaattggagtctttgcaactttaaagcccaagtgcttgaatttttcaagtattgtcttaatataatgaaTTGTGACAAtaccagaccttgaggagtcttatggttcttaatccccagaattaaatcagcagctcccaagtctttcatatcaaacttgctagttagcatacgcttagtagcatttatgttggcaatgtcattactcattatgagcatatcatccacatataagcaaacaatgactatgtgatttggaacatttttaatatacacacatttatcacattcatttatcttaaacccgtttgacaacattgtttggtcaaattttgcatgccattgtttgggtgcttgttttaatccgtaaagggacttaataagtctacat is drawn from Nicotiana tabacum cultivar K326 chromosome 22, ASM71507v2, whole genome shotgun sequence and contains these coding sequences:
- the LOC107773262 gene encoding putative LRR receptor-like serine/threonine-protein kinase RKF3, with the translated sequence MIDSIIYSNSTILCSLPHLHHQNHVLLLFTKILIIFFLLNNCVTFTMFPLLHLFLFLHLSFPSYVSSQQPSTNSSPASTPCPLDFNALRNLINQSSKRPNLNSTTQCQYIRQGLRLVQSEYLRRKNSFFPPLTSAESCWNSYQSLVNDYVPNFDIRKSCGFQTSWISQGCMNITTRFEFESNVSSSALSNMVSSCNQSLENNSPCATCTTSFSGLASYLNGPSVGNVSDCTAYPSIYAAAFANQFGPTDEGTIKCLFAIDVTATASSGKGKKNVTIIVVVLVCGLVLVFVGFVYWILWRRRKHRLAHKWNNRRIESNLSSRLDSISGSTTLIRFTIDEIKLATKNFARANIVGTGGYGNVYKGVLPGGIEVALKRFKNCSVAGDASFTHEVEVIASVRHVNLVALRGYCTATTPYEGHQRIIVCDLMKNGSLHDHLFGTRYEKLSWGIRQKVALGTARGLAYLHYGAQPGIIHRDIKASNILLDESFEPKVADFGLAKFTPEGMTHLSTRVAGTMGYVAPEYALYGQLTERSDVYSFGVVLLELLSGKKAIIEFNDGQPTLVTDWAWSLVREGRALDVLEDNIPDLGPPEVVEKYVLVAVLCSHPQLYARPTMDQVVNMLDADIPVPTIPERPISLIADLDDIERSVSSSFSGNLSTAAGYQPYIIEREAPLADSDSVKDRSLD